From the Thermococcus guaymasensis DSM 11113 genome, one window contains:
- a CDS encoding glycosyltransferase has translation MHENKRPRVSIIIPTYNERDNLDELFQRISDALKKEGYEFEIIVVDDDSPDGTWRHAMELAAKYPVKVIRRMDEKGLSSAVIRGFKEASGDVFVVMDADLQHPPEKIPELVRAIEEGADIAIASRYIPGGGVENWYWYRKLISKGAIMVGRLALPRIRDIKDPVSGFFALKREVVEGVELNPIGFKILMEILIKGNYRKVVEVPFKFGLRKAGESKLGGKTIISYLKHVYRLMRWSGELDRLVKFSIVGLSGILVNEGFLWLFVHLGLSKYIANVPATELAILNNFFWNDLWTFKDLRTAPLWRRLLSFHIAALMGALVQWAIYAPLVYIGVHYLIANLIGIGASFVVRFLFNRNVTWG, from the coding sequence ATGCATGAGAACAAACGGCCAAGGGTCTCTATAATAATTCCAACCTACAACGAGCGAGACAACCTTGATGAGCTGTTCCAAAGGATATCGGATGCGCTGAAAAAGGAAGGCTACGAGTTTGAGATCATAGTAGTGGATGACGACTCTCCCGATGGAACGTGGCGCCACGCAATGGAGCTGGCCGCGAAGTATCCGGTTAAGGTAATCCGCAGAATGGACGAGAAGGGCCTCTCCTCAGCAGTTATCCGGGGCTTCAAGGAGGCAAGCGGCGACGTGTTCGTGGTGATGGACGCTGACCTGCAGCACCCGCCGGAGAAGATCCCCGAACTAGTGAGAGCCATTGAAGAAGGGGCAGACATAGCGATAGCAAGCCGCTACATTCCTGGGGGAGGGGTGGAGAACTGGTACTGGTACCGGAAGCTGATTTCCAAGGGTGCCATAATGGTAGGAAGACTCGCATTACCTAGAATAAGGGACATCAAAGACCCAGTCAGCGGCTTTTTTGCCCTCAAAAGGGAGGTCGTGGAGGGCGTTGAGCTGAACCCAATCGGCTTTAAAATACTCATGGAGATTCTCATCAAGGGAAACTACCGGAAGGTCGTTGAAGTGCCCTTCAAGTTTGGCCTCAGAAAGGCCGGGGAGAGCAAGCTAGGCGGGAAGACTATCATATCCTACCTTAAGCACGTTTACAGACTCATGCGCTGGTCCGGAGAGCTTGACAGGCTCGTGAAGTTCAGCATCGTTGGTCTATCCGGGATCCTCGTGAACGAGGGCTTTCTCTGGCTCTTTGTTCACCTCGGTCTAAGCAAGTACATTGCCAACGTTCCCGCCACCGAACTCGCTATACTCAACAACTTCTTCTGGAACGACCTCTGGACGTTTAAGGATTTAAGAACTGCTCCACTCTGGAGGAGGCTGCTGAGTTTCCACATCGCCGCATTGATGGGAGCCCTCGTACAGTGGGCGATATACGCCCCCCTTGTCTATATCGGCGTCCACTACCTTATAGCCAACCTAATCGGCATAGGCGCTTCCTTTGTTGTCCGCTTCCTCTTCAACAGAAACGTGACGTGGGGATAA
- the truA gene encoding tRNA pseudouridine(38-40) synthase TruA → MKLALRVAYDGTAFYGFQRQPGVRTVEGELIQVLTKLRIIESPEENDFKGASRTDRGVSAFFNAVSFVPSERADLARPEVLNHHLKDLWVLGVADVPDEFHPRFWAGSKTYRYYLIDEGFDLEKVIECARLFEGVHDFSAFAKLEPGRDPVREITEVRIIPRNGYYLVEITGKSFLWEMVRRIVNALRFCGLGLLEPEDVRAMLAGTYRKKVPPAPPENLVLWHIEYPDIEFKTDKKGLAKAKRDLFERYSRALARAALFGDCLVEL, encoded by the coding sequence ATGAAGCTCGCCCTCCGCGTGGCCTACGATGGGACGGCATTCTACGGCTTTCAGAGACAGCCCGGGGTTAGAACCGTTGAGGGAGAGCTTATCCAGGTTCTGACGAAGCTTAGAATCATCGAAAGCCCGGAAGAAAACGACTTCAAAGGTGCTTCCCGGACTGACAGGGGGGTCTCGGCCTTCTTCAACGCCGTTTCCTTCGTTCCCAGTGAGAGGGCCGACCTCGCAAGGCCAGAAGTCTTAAACCATCACCTCAAAGACCTCTGGGTTCTCGGCGTCGCCGACGTTCCCGACGAGTTCCATCCAAGGTTCTGGGCCGGCTCAAAGACCTACCGCTACTACCTCATCGATGAGGGCTTTGACCTTGAGAAGGTCATCGAGTGCGCCCGGCTCTTTGAGGGCGTCCATGACTTCTCGGCCTTCGCAAAGCTTGAGCCTGGGAGGGATCCCGTAAGGGAGATAACGGAGGTAAGGATAATCCCGAGGAACGGCTACTACTTGGTGGAAATCACAGGCAAGAGCTTTCTCTGGGAGATGGTGCGGAGGATAGTCAACGCGCTCCGCTTCTGCGGGCTTGGACTCCTTGAGCCTGAAGATGTGAGGGCTATGCTCGCGGGAACTTACAGAAAGAAGGTCCCACCCGCCCCTCCAGAGAACCTCGTCCTGTGGCACATAGAGTATCCCGACATCGAGTTCAAAACCGACAAAAAAGGCCTTGCCAAGGCAAAGCGCGACCTCTTTGAGCGCTATTCAAGGGCCCTTGCGCGCGCGGCGCTTTTTGGAGACTGCCTCGTCGAGCTTTAA
- the pyrG gene encoding glutamine hydrolyzing CTP synthase yields the protein MAKFIFVTGGVVSGLGKGITSASLGMLMKARGFRTTNIKIDPYLNYDAGTMNPYQHGEVFVLDDGGEVDLDLGNYERFLDTSLSFDHNITTGKVYSAVIEKERKGEYLGATVQVIPHITNEIKERIRRIARDYDVVIVEIGGTVGDIEGMPFLEAARQMQLEEGRDNVAFVHVTYVPKLKVVGEQKTKPTQHSVKELRSLGIQPDAIVARSEEPLEESARRKISLFTNVPEEAVISAYDVEDTYEVPLMLEKEGLARYLVKRLGLPEREPDLEKWREMVEKYKNLDREVEIAVVGKYVKLADSYLSIKEALKHSSVANDVKVRIRWVEAEDVEREGVKLLEGVDGIIVPGGFGARGSEGKIMAIRYARENDIPFLGICFGFQLTVVEFARNVLGLKGAHSTEIDPQTPYPVVDLMPEQRDLDRLGGTMRLGAYPVHIKPNTLAKRLYGRDIVYERHRHRWEVNPDYVEKLEDAGLVFSGIAGDDERRMEILELPDHSYFIATQFHPEFKSKPMRPAPVFRGLVEAAKKRKYGE from the coding sequence ATGGCGAAGTTCATCTTTGTTACGGGTGGCGTTGTTAGCGGTCTCGGGAAAGGGATTACCAGCGCTTCTCTCGGCATGCTCATGAAGGCGAGGGGCTTTAGGACGACGAACATCAAGATCGACCCCTACCTCAACTACGACGCGGGAACCATGAACCCCTACCAGCACGGCGAGGTCTTCGTTCTCGACGACGGCGGTGAGGTTGACCTCGACCTCGGCAACTACGAGCGCTTCCTTGACACAAGCCTGAGCTTCGACCACAACATAACCACCGGAAAGGTCTATTCCGCCGTCATCGAGAAGGAGAGGAAAGGGGAGTACCTCGGCGCGACGGTTCAGGTGATCCCTCACATCACCAACGAGATAAAGGAGCGCATCAGGAGAATCGCGAGGGACTACGACGTCGTCATCGTCGAAATCGGCGGAACCGTTGGAGACATCGAGGGGATGCCGTTCCTTGAGGCCGCCAGGCAGATGCAGCTTGAGGAAGGCAGGGATAACGTTGCCTTCGTCCACGTTACCTACGTGCCCAAGCTCAAAGTGGTTGGTGAGCAGAAGACCAAGCCGACCCAGCACAGCGTCAAGGAGCTCCGCTCGCTCGGAATCCAGCCAGATGCCATAGTCGCCCGCTCCGAAGAGCCCCTCGAGGAGAGCGCGAGGAGGAAAATAAGCCTCTTCACCAACGTCCCCGAGGAGGCTGTAATAAGCGCCTACGACGTTGAGGACACCTACGAAGTGCCTTTAATGCTCGAAAAGGAGGGGCTCGCGAGGTACCTCGTGAAGAGGCTTGGCCTTCCAGAAAGGGAGCCCGACCTTGAGAAGTGGCGCGAGATGGTGGAGAAGTACAAGAATCTTGACAGGGAAGTTGAAATCGCGGTCGTTGGAAAGTACGTCAAGTTGGCGGACTCCTACCTGAGCATCAAGGAGGCGCTAAAGCACTCAAGCGTGGCAAACGATGTCAAGGTGAGGATAAGGTGGGTCGAGGCTGAAGACGTTGAGAGGGAAGGGGTCAAGCTTCTCGAAGGCGTTGACGGCATTATAGTCCCCGGCGGCTTTGGAGCGCGCGGAAGCGAGGGCAAGATTATGGCGATACGCTACGCGAGGGAGAACGACATTCCATTCCTCGGGATCTGCTTCGGCTTCCAGCTCACCGTTGTCGAGTTCGCGAGGAACGTTCTGGGGCTTAAAGGCGCACACTCAACGGAGATAGACCCGCAGACGCCTTACCCCGTCGTTGACCTGATGCCCGAGCAGAGGGACCTTGACAGGCTCGGCGGGACGATGAGGCTTGGTGCTTACCCAGTTCACATAAAGCCTAACACCCTAGCAAAGAGGCTCTACGGCAGAGACATAGTCTACGAGAGGCACAGGCACCGCTGGGAGGTCAACCCCGACTACGTTGAAAAGCTCGAAGATGCTGGCCTCGTCTTCAGCGGAATAGCGGGCGACGACGAGAGGAGGATGGAGATACTTGAGTTGCCTGACCACAGCTACTTCATAGCGACCCAGTTTCATCCCGAGTTCAAGTCGAAGCCCATGAGGCCCGCGCCGGTGTTCAGGGGGCTGGTCGAGGCCGCGAAAAAGAGAAAATACGGGGAGTAA